In Erigeron canadensis isolate Cc75 chromosome 7, C_canadensis_v1, whole genome shotgun sequence, one DNA window encodes the following:
- the LOC122607258 gene encoding probable histone H2AXa — MRRKGGRGKAKNTNSVSRSSKAGLQFSVARIARFLKSEKYAQRVGGDAPVYLAAVLEYLAAEVLELAGNAARDNKKTGIVQKKHG, encoded by the exons ATGCGAAGAAAGGGGGGTAGAGGAAAAGCAAAGAACACGAACTCTGTTTCCAGATCTTCAAAAGCTGGTCTTCAGTTTTCGGTTGCTAGAATCGCTAGATTTCTTAAGAGCGAAAAGTACGCTCAGCGTGTCGGTGGCGACGCTCCTGTTTACCTTGCTGCTGTCCTTGAGTATCTCGCCGCTGAg GTATTGGAGTTGGCTGGAAATGCAGCAAGGGATAACAAGAAGACAGGGATAGTGCAAAAAAAACATGGTTAA
- the LOC122607257 gene encoding probable strigolactone esterase DAD2: MGPSLIDLLNVRVVGSGKKVLVLSHGLGTDQSVWGRILPYFDRHYKVILYDLVCAGSVNPDYFDFDRYSTLEAYADDLINILDSLGVDRCFYVGHSLSSMIGILAAVRRPNLFSKLILIGASPRFLNDKDYHGGFEEGEIEKLFFAMESNYDAWVKGFAPLAVGADVPAAVREFSRTLFNVRPDISLYVSRVVFNSDLRPLLGMVKVPCCIIRTQKDVSVPASVATYLKDHLGGRSTVEVMNVEGHLPHLSAPALLAHHLNKALSR; encoded by the exons ATGGGTCCAAGTCTTATAGATTTACTTAATGTGAGAGTGGTTGGTTCTGGCAAGAAAGTGCTAGTCCTGTCTCATGGGCTAGGCACTGATCAGTCTGTTTGGGGTCGCATTTTGCCTTACTTTGATCGACACTACAAAGTTATATTATATGACCTTGTGTGTGCTGGTAGTGTTAACCCTGACTACTTTGACTTTGATCGATATAGTACACTAGAGGCATATGCTGATGATCTTATTAATATACTTGATTCTCTTGGTGTCGATCGGTGTTTTTATGTTGGTCATTCGCTTTCTTCCATGATTGGTATCCTTGCTGCTGTTCGTCGGCCTAATTTGTTTTCGAAACTTATACTTATTGGTGCTTCTCCtag ATTCTTAAATGATAAAGATTACCATGGTGGATTCGAAGAAGGTGAAATCGAGAAACTTTTCTTTGCAATGGAATCGAATTATGATGCCTGGGTGAAAGGATTTGCACCCTTGGCCGTCGGTGCTGACGTACCGGCGGCCGTACGTGAATTCAGTCGGACGTTATTCAACGTCCGTCCAGACATTTCACTATACGTGTCTCGGGTCGTTTTTAATAGCGATTTGAGACCCTTGTTAGGGATGGTCAAAGTGCCATGTTGCATAATCCGAACCCAAAAGGATGTTTCCGTGCCGGCTTCGGTCGCGACGTACTTGAAGGATCATCTAGGGGGTCGAAGCACTGTAGAGGTGATGAATGTGGAAGGGCATTTGCCGCATCTGAGCGCTCCGGCATTGTTGGCACATCATTTGAACAAAGCCCTTTCTagatga